A genomic segment from Pyrodictium occultum encodes:
- a CDS encoding ERCC4 domain-containing protein — translation MSAECRRPRVYVDERERGSGVPEALAELGAAVVYTMAGVGDYIVSDRVAIERKTVRDLAESLFDGRLFDQARRLSEHYEIPVLIVEGDPGKIEEYTTRGMQARMALASLSIEHGVRVLWSANQRETARMIYSIACREQYGSKRSVVVHRKPRLEKLWMQQLYVVQSLPGVGPRLAEKLLERLGSIEAICRASVVELERILGYERAQRVYRVIHAPYKPPGRGKEGGEGRSP, via the coding sequence GGAGGCCGAGGGTGTACGTGGATGAGAGGGAGCGGGGCAGCGGGGTCCCAGAGGCCCTAGCCGAGCTAGGCGCGGCCGTGGTCTACACTATGGCCGGGGTCGGGGACTATATAGTGTCGGACCGCGTGGCCATAGAGAGGAAGACGGTGCGTGACCTGGCCGAAAGCCTCTTCGACGGCAGGCTATTCGACCAGGCTAGGAGGCTGAGCGAGCACTACGAGATACCCGTCCTCATAGTTGAGGGCGACCCCGGGAAGATCGAGGAGTACACCACCAGGGGCATGCAGGCCAGGATGGCGCTAGCCTCGCTATCCATAGAGCACGGGGTACGAGTCCTCTGGAGCGCCAACCAGCGTGAGACGGCTAGGATGATATACAGTATAGCCTGCCGCGAGCAGTACGGGAGCAAGCGGAGCGTAGTGGTGCACAGGAAGCCTAGGCTGGAGAAGCTGTGGATGCAGCAGCTCTACGTGGTCCAGAGCCTCCCCGGTGTGGGCCCAAGGCTGGCGGAGAAGCTGCTCGAGAGGCTCGGCAGCATAGAGGCAATATGCAGGGCCTCTGTGGTCGAGCTCGAGAGGATCCTGGGCTATGAGAGGGCCCAGCGCGTCTACAGGGTGATACATGCCCCCTACAAGCCCCCGGGGAGGGGCAAGGAAGGGGGTGAGGGCCGGAGCCCCTGA
- a CDS encoding elongation factor EF-2, producing the protein MRVKHVDEILRIMRNIEQIRNIGIVAHVDHGKTTTSDSLLAAAGIISQRIAGEALALDYLKVEQQRGITVKSANISLYHEYQGKPYVINLVDTPGHVDFSGHVTRSLRMMDGSVVVVDAVEGVMPQTETVLRQSLEERVRPILFINKVDRLIKELKYTPQQIQQRFVEIIKEVNHLISLYADPEFKKKWQLDPASGMVIFGSARDKWGISIPLAQKRGIKFSDIIEAYKRGKEAVEEFATKVAPLHEALLDAVVKFIPNPREAQRYRIPKIWKGDINSEVGKAMLEADPNGPLVYAISFMRVDPKIRRLVATGRIFSGTLHQGDEVWLVNARKNAKVLQVSIYMGPDREVVDEIPAGNIAAALGLEDARAGETAVATSLKDKVPPFEKLHYVSEPVVTVAIEPKNPKDLPKLIDALYKLSIEDPTIQVKINQETGEYLLSGMGPLHIEIATWWLKETFGIEVKTSPPIVVYRETVRAKSQVFEGKSPNKHNKLYISVEPLNEETIKLIHNGEVTEDQDVYERAKILKEKAGWDYDEAKRIWAIDENINVFVDRTTGIQHLREVKDTIIQGFRLAMKEGPLAKEPVRGVKVVLHDAVIHEDPAHRGPAQIYPAVRNAIYAGMLTAKPTLLEPLQKLDIRVPQEYVSNVIAVISRKRGKILDMKEYGVMMRVLAEIPVAESFDLAAELRSATQGRAFWGTEFSRWAPLPDNMLMDVVRKIRERKGLPPEPPKPEDFITPY; encoded by the coding sequence ATGCGAGTAAAGCATGTAGACGAGATACTGAGGATAATGAGAAACATTGAGCAGATCAGAAATATAGGTATCGTGGCCCACGTGGACCATGGCAAGACTACTACTAGCGACTCGCTGCTCGCAGCCGCGGGTATAATCTCGCAGCGTATCGCCGGCGAGGCCCTTGCGCTCGACTACCTGAAGGTGGAGCAGCAGCGCGGTATAACCGTGAAGTCCGCCAACATAAGCCTCTACCACGAGTACCAGGGCAAGCCCTACGTGATAAACCTGGTAGACACGCCGGGCCACGTGGACTTCTCCGGCCACGTGACAAGGAGCCTCCGCATGATGGACGGCTCCGTGGTGGTTGTAGACGCTGTCGAGGGCGTGATGCCCCAGACGGAGACCGTGCTGCGCCAGAGCCTTGAGGAGCGTGTACGCCCCATACTCTTCATAAACAAGGTCGACAGGCTGATCAAGGAGCTTAAGTACACCCCCCAGCAGATACAGCAGCGCTTCGTAGAGATAATAAAGGAGGTAAACCACCTGATCAGCCTCTACGCTGACCCGGAGTTCAAGAAGAAGTGGCAGCTAGACCCTGCCAGCGGCATGGTGATATTCGGCAGCGCGAGGGACAAGTGGGGCATAAGCATACCTCTCGCCCAGAAGCGCGGCATAAAGTTCAGCGACATCATAGAGGCCTACAAGCGTGGCAAGGAGGCAGTGGAGGAGTTCGCCACCAAGGTGGCCCCCCTCCACGAAGCACTCCTGGACGCTGTCGTGAAGTTCATACCCAACCCTAGGGAGGCCCAGAGGTACCGTATCCCCAAGATCTGGAAGGGCGACATAAACAGTGAAGTTGGCAAGGCTATGCTAGAGGCTGACCCCAACGGGCCCCTAGTGTACGCCATCTCGTTCATGAGGGTCGACCCGAAGATACGCCGCCTCGTGGCTACCGGCCGCATATTCAGCGGCACCCTCCACCAGGGCGATGAGGTATGGCTTGTGAACGCTAGGAAGAACGCCAAGGTGCTGCAGGTAAGCATCTACATGGGCCCCGACCGCGAGGTTGTGGATGAGATACCTGCCGGCAACATAGCTGCAGCGCTCGGCCTCGAGGACGCCAGGGCCGGCGAGACGGCTGTAGCGACAAGCCTCAAGGACAAGGTGCCGCCGTTCGAGAAGCTCCACTACGTCTCCGAGCCCGTGGTGACGGTTGCCATCGAGCCCAAGAACCCCAAGGACCTGCCGAAGCTCATAGACGCCCTCTACAAGCTGAGCATAGAGGACCCGACTATACAGGTTAAGATCAACCAGGAGACCGGCGAGTACCTCCTCAGCGGTATGGGCCCGCTCCACATAGAGATAGCCACCTGGTGGCTCAAGGAGACCTTCGGCATAGAGGTGAAGACCAGCCCGCCGATAGTCGTGTACCGCGAGACCGTGAGGGCTAAGAGCCAGGTGTTCGAGGGCAAGAGCCCCAACAAGCACAACAAGCTCTACATAAGTGTTGAGCCTCTCAACGAGGAGACCATAAAGCTTATACACAACGGCGAGGTAACCGAGGACCAGGACGTCTATGAGAGAGCCAAGATACTCAAGGAGAAGGCCGGCTGGGACTACGACGAGGCCAAGAGGATATGGGCTATCGACGAGAACATCAACGTGTTCGTCGACAGGACCACCGGTATACAGCACCTCCGCGAGGTGAAGGACACCATAATCCAGGGCTTCCGCCTGGCAATGAAGGAGGGCCCGCTGGCCAAGGAGCCGGTCAGGGGCGTCAAGGTAGTGCTCCACGACGCCGTGATCCACGAGGACCCTGCTCACCGCGGCCCCGCGCAGATCTACCCGGCAGTGCGCAACGCCATCTACGCGGGCATGCTGACCGCTAAGCCGACGCTGCTGGAGCCCCTGCAGAAGCTCGACATACGCGTGCCGCAGGAGTATGTGAGCAACGTGATAGCGGTCATATCGAGGAAGCGCGGCAAGATACTGGACATGAAGGAGTACGGCGTAATGATGAGGGTCCTGGCGGAGATACCCGTGGCAGAGAGCTTCGACCTAGCGGCAGAGCTTAGGAGCGCCACCCAGGGCAGGGCCTTCTGGGGCACCGAGTTCAGCCGCTGGGCGCCACTACCCGACAACATGCTGATGGATGTCGTTAGGAAGATACGCGAGAGGAAAGGCCTGCCTCCGGAGCCGCCGAAGCCCGAGGACTTCATAACCCCCTACTAG
- a CDS encoding CBS domain-containing protein, whose product MVLLFRRRRVPLRAQDIMTEQPVTVGLNTSIRDVAQLMRKNRIGSVLVVDEEGKLRGIVTERDIVFACSEGWDPNTKQAWEIMTEDPIAVKPDEDIVDVIKKMRDANVRHLPVVDDEGKPIGIISARDIMDTILTLAGLGMLHELLRE is encoded by the coding sequence GTGGTCCTCCTCTTCCGCCGTAGGAGAGTCCCCCTACGCGCGCAGGACATTATGACCGAGCAGCCGGTTACAGTAGGCCTCAACACCAGCATTAGGGACGTGGCCCAGCTTATGAGGAAGAATCGTATCGGCAGCGTTCTGGTCGTCGACGAGGAGGGCAAGCTCCGAGGCATAGTCACCGAGAGAGACATAGTATTTGCCTGCTCGGAGGGCTGGGACCCTAACACTAAGCAGGCCTGGGAGATAATGACAGAGGACCCTATAGCCGTTAAGCCCGACGAGGACATAGTTGATGTCATAAAGAAGATGCGTGACGCTAACGTCCGCCACCTGCCGGTCGTCGATGACGAGGGTAAGCCTATCGGGATAATATCGGCGCGGGATATAATGGACACCATACTCACGCTTGCTGGGCTCGGGATGCTCCACGAGCTGTTGAGAGAGTAG